The genome window CCGTGAAAGCAGCCCAGTCCATTAACTATGTCGGTGCAGGAACAGTAGAATTTCTCTTGGATGCTCATGGTCACTTCTACTTCATGGAAATGAATACCCGCATTCAAGTGGAACATCCGGTAACAGAGATGGTAACTGGTTTGGACTTAATTGCTGAGCAAATTCGCATCGCGCAAGGGGAAAAGCTCAGTCTTCGACAAAAGGATGTGGAAATTCGGGGACACGCCATTGAATGTCGGATTAACGCCGAAGATCCGGATCATGATTTCCGCCCGCAACCGGGACGGATTAGCGGCTATCTCC of Cyanobacteria bacterium GSL.Bin1 contains these proteins:
- a CDS encoding acetyl-CoA carboxylase biotin carboxylase subunit (an AccC homodimer forms the biotin carboxylase subunit of the acetyl CoA carboxylase, an enzyme that catalyzes the formation of malonyl-CoA, which in turn controls the rate of fatty acid metabolism), which encodes VKAAQSINYVGAGTVEFLLDAHGHFYFMEMNTRIQVEHPVTEMVTGLDLIAEQIRIAQGEKLSLRQKDVEIRGHAIECRINAEDPDHDFRPQPGRISGYLPPGGPGVRMDSHVYTDYEIPPYYDSLIGKLIVWAPTREAAIKRMKRALRECAITGVKTTISFHQKILETPAFLEGDVYTNFIQQHLIKH